One Vicinamibacterales bacterium DNA segment encodes these proteins:
- a CDS encoding PilX N-terminal domain-containing pilus assembly protein: MPASVVPTRASDERGVALIITLFLMAALSALAASLMFLSQTETYSTMNYTMMSQARYAGESGIEKSVNWLLNSYTQPGSAGSDLTSSYDMTKSPVTCTSGCTTTSGTCAYTPGSAPTGPCIVLSAMGGVTSNYPVATTSSAFATAATGTLSSGASNIGFSSYAVLMSMQAVGTTVVQTWSIVSNGTVSGARTAQVQVISTLETPLIGVTGNSYSAFATGSVCGAITFSGSAATNSYDSTKLGTASYWSGGSVGSGHPLINTSSPANVGTNGNLTDSGGATINGKLYTPRTGVGTCNNGGGGVAGDALTQSGSATVTGGLVQLASTWYPTTPSAPTPLPGTATQSSSHNTGCTGYTNCTLPSGAGNPNIVKISGGNSVASATLLGNVTISSDVVFHVGAASGCPCYYTVNSFNISGGASLVIDGGPVIINVAGTGISSGNVLTLSGGGVANSTFVASNLQINYAGTSPVSLSGGTASAAIINTPNAAVTLSGGADFYGTLLTKTLNDSGGTAIHYDQALSSMFSSESTGNPLLTSFSWKKY; the protein is encoded by the coding sequence ATGCCGGCATCGGTCGTTCCGACGCGCGCCTCAGACGAGCGGGGCGTCGCGCTGATCATCACCCTGTTCCTGATGGCCGCCCTCTCGGCGCTGGCCGCGTCGCTGATGTTCCTGTCGCAGACGGAAACCTATTCGACGATGAACTACACGATGATGTCGCAGGCGCGCTACGCCGGCGAGTCGGGCATCGAGAAGTCGGTGAACTGGCTGCTCAATTCCTACACGCAGCCGGGGAGCGCCGGCAGCGATCTGACCAGCAGCTACGACATGACGAAGTCGCCGGTGACCTGCACCAGCGGCTGCACGACGACGAGCGGCACCTGCGCGTACACACCCGGGTCGGCGCCGACCGGACCCTGCATCGTGCTGTCGGCGATGGGCGGCGTGACCTCGAACTACCCGGTCGCGACCACGTCGAGCGCGTTCGCGACGGCGGCGACAGGCACGCTCAGCTCCGGCGCGTCCAATATCGGTTTTTCCTCGTATGCGGTGCTGATGTCGATGCAAGCGGTGGGCACGACCGTCGTCCAGACCTGGAGCATCGTCTCGAACGGCACGGTGTCCGGCGCGCGCACCGCGCAGGTGCAGGTGATTTCGACGCTCGAGACGCCGTTGATCGGCGTCACGGGCAACAGCTACTCGGCGTTTGCAACCGGGTCGGTCTGCGGCGCCATCACCTTCTCGGGGAGCGCCGCGACCAACAGCTACGATTCGACCAAGCTCGGGACGGCGTCGTACTGGTCGGGCGGCAGCGTCGGCAGCGGGCATCCTTTGATCAACACGTCGTCTCCGGCGAACGTCGGCACGAATGGCAACCTGACCGACAGCGGCGGCGCGACAATCAACGGGAAGCTGTACACGCCGCGCACCGGCGTTGGCACGTGCAACAACGGCGGCGGCGGCGTCGCCGGCGACGCGCTGACGCAGAGCGGCAGCGCGACCGTCACCGGCGGCCTGGTGCAGCTCGCCTCGACGTGGTATCCCACCACCCCCTCAGCGCCGACGCCGCTTCCCGGCACCGCCACGCAGAGCTCGTCGCACAATACCGGGTGCACGGGCTACACCAACTGCACGCTACCCAGCGGCGCCGGCAACCCCAACATCGTGAAAATCAGCGGCGGCAATTCCGTGGCGAGCGCAACGCTGCTCGGCAACGTCACCATTTCGTCGGACGTCGTCTTTCACGTCGGCGCGGCCTCCGGCTGCCCCTGCTATTACACCGTCAACAGTTTCAACATCAGCGGCGGCGCGTCGCTCGTGATCGACGGCGGTCCCGTGATCATCAACGTCGCCGGCACCGGCATCAGCTCAGGCAACGTGCTTACGCTCAGCGGCGGCGGCGTCGCCAATTCGACGTTCGTCGCGTCCAACCTGCAGATCAACTATGCCGGCACGAGCCCTGTGTCGCTCAGTGGCGGGACGGCAAGCGCCGCGATCATCAACACGCCGAATGCCGCCGTCACGTTGTCTGGCGGCGCCGACTTCTACGGCACGCTGCTCACCAAGACGCTGAACGATTCCGGCGGGACCGCGATCCACTACGACCAAGCGCTCTCGTCGATGTTTTCATCGGAGAGCACCGGCAATCCGCTGCTGACATCCTTCAGCTGGAAGAAGTACTGA